One segment of Nostoc piscinale CENA21 DNA contains the following:
- the fbp gene encoding class 1 fructose-bisphosphatase produces MAKVPESLELPVNDHTDKSLDRDCTTLSRHVLQQLQSFSPDAQDLSALMNRIALAGKLIARHLSRAGLMEGVLGFTGDVNVQGESVKKMDVYANDVFISVFKQSGLVCRLASEEMDDPYYIPENCPIGRYTLLYDPIDGSSNTDTNLSLGSIFAIRQQEGTDADGSASDLLTNGRKQIAAGYILYGPSTMLVYSIGKGVHSFTLDPSLGEFILTEENIRIPNNGSVYSVNEGNFWQWEESIREYVRYVHRTEGYSARYSGAMVSDIHRILVQGGVFLYPGTIQKPEGKLRLLYESAPLAFLIEQAGGRATTGLVDILDVVPKKLHQRTPLIIGSKESVAKVESFIQNGH; encoded by the coding sequence ATGGCTAAAGTGCCAGAATCTCTAGAGTTGCCAGTCAACGATCATACAGATAAAAGCTTAGATCGTGATTGTACGACCTTATCTCGTCATGTTCTTCAGCAACTTCAAAGTTTTTCGCCTGATGCCCAGGATTTGAGTGCGCTGATGAATCGCATCGCTCTTGCTGGTAAATTAATTGCTCGTCACCTCAGCCGTGCAGGCTTAATGGAAGGTGTTCTCGGATTTACCGGGGATGTGAATGTCCAAGGTGAATCTGTGAAAAAGATGGATGTTTATGCCAATGATGTATTTATCTCGGTGTTTAAGCAAAGTGGCTTAGTTTGTCGCCTAGCTTCCGAGGAAATGGATGACCCCTATTATATCCCAGAAAACTGTCCTATAGGTCGTTATACCTTGTTGTATGACCCTATAGATGGTTCTTCTAACACCGATACCAATCTGAGTTTAGGGTCAATTTTTGCGATTCGTCAGCAAGAAGGAACCGACGCTGATGGTTCAGCCAGCGATTTACTGACTAATGGCCGCAAGCAAATTGCTGCCGGCTACATACTATATGGGCCAAGCACTATGCTGGTTTATAGTATAGGTAAAGGGGTGCATTCTTTTACTCTCGATCCCAGCTTGGGAGAGTTTATTCTCACCGAAGAAAATATTCGGATTCCTAACAACGGCTCGGTTTACAGTGTTAACGAAGGAAATTTCTGGCAGTGGGAAGAGTCGATTCGAGAATATGTCCGCTATGTACATCGTACAGAGGGTTACTCTGCTCGTTATAGCGGGGCGATGGTGAGTGATATTCATCGGATCTTAGTTCAAGGCGGTGTATTTCTCTACCCAGGTACAATTCAAAAGCCAGAAGGCAAATTACGCTTACTGTATGAATCGGCACCTCTGGCTTTTTTGATTGAGCAAGCAGGTGGTCGTGCAACTACGGGATTAGTAGACATTCTAGACGTAGTGCCGAAGAAGCTACACCAACGCACACCTCTAATTATTGGTAGCAAAGAGTCGGTAGCAAAAGTCGAGTCTTTTATTCAAAACGGTCACTAG
- a CDS encoding RNA recognition motif domain-containing protein, translated as MTIYVGNLSYRATEADLKAVFADYGEVKRVVLPTDRETGRMRGFAFVEMEEDAQEDAAIAELDGAEWMGRQLRVNKAKPREDNRRDDGRRGGWAKKQEI; from the coding sequence ATGACTATTTACGTTGGAAATCTCTCCTACCGCGCTACTGAAGCAGATTTAAAAGCAGTATTTGCAGACTATGGCGAGGTCAAAAGAGTTGTCTTGCCTACTGATCGAGAAACAGGACGGATGCGAGGCTTTGCTTTTGTTGAAATGGAAGAAGACGCTCAAGAAGATGCTGCCATCGCTGAGTTAGATGGTGCCGAATGGATGGGTCGGCAACTCAGAGTCAACAAAGCAAAACCGCGAGAAGATAACCGAAGAGATGATGGACGACGAGGTGGTTGGGCGAAAAAACAAGAAATCTAA
- a CDS encoding Npun_F5749 family FMN-dependent PPOX-type flavoprotein codes for MSLAPWRSAIARALHRNRSLIYSRYLQLATIRADHRPANRTVVFRDFLNDTNQLKFITDTRSDKIDQIKSQPWAEACWYFPNTREQFRIAGSLTLVDSNDASLQSARLATWQALSDAARLQFAWPHPGKPRDTTPEAFTPPALDPLQPVVNFCLLLLDPVQVDHLELRGEPQNRTIYQLDENQEWYREEVNP; via the coding sequence ATGTCCCTTGCTCCTTGGCGAAGTGCGATCGCTCGCGCCCTACATCGCAACCGTAGTCTGATATACTCTCGTTACCTACAACTGGCGACAATCCGGGCAGATCATCGTCCTGCTAATCGGACTGTAGTCTTTCGTGACTTTCTCAACGATACCAATCAGCTAAAATTTATTACTGATACCCGTAGCGATAAAATTGACCAGATAAAATCTCAACCTTGGGCGGAAGCTTGCTGGTATTTTCCCAACACCCGCGAACAGTTTCGCATTGCTGGCAGCTTAACTTTAGTAGATAGTAATGATGCTTCACTGCAATCAGCCAGACTCGCTACTTGGCAAGCACTCAGCGATGCAGCACGGTTACAATTTGCTTGGCCGCATCCTGGTAAACCTAGAGACACAACCCCAGAGGCGTTTACACCACCAGCCCTTGATCCTTTACAACCTGTTGTCAACTTTTGCTTACTATTACTTGATCCCGTGCAGGTTGATCATTTAGAGTTGCGCGGCGAACCACAAAATAGAACTATTTATCAGCTTGATGAAAATCAAGAATGGTATCGAGAGGAAGTAAACCCTTAA
- the cobA gene encoding uroporphyrinogen-III C-methyltransferase, with protein MTKQQGKVYLVGAGPGDVAYLTVKAYHLLAVAEVLVYDALVDEQLLECVPAHCLRLDVGKRGGKPSTTQGEINKLLVQHCQAGQQVVRLKSGDPFIFGRCTSEIEALKAAGCEFEVIPGISSALAAPLFAGIPLTDAAMSRCFAVFTAHEPDTLDWEALSRLETLVILMGGQHLPEIIHQLLRRKRSRLTPIAIIRWAGTPNQQVWTGQLNNILEKITGLSLSPVVIVIGEVVRLRQYLQSEKINSEDSTTAVIPSLTTMSNHLPLAGKTILVTRSVGQSSEFSDRLQAVGAKVIEMPALEIGPPSSWEELDHAIASLSDFDWLILTSTNGVEYFFARLTALGKDSRALANVKIAVVGEKTAQSLKQQALKPDFIPPNFVADSLVEHFPEVLFGKKILFPRVETGGREILVKELTAKGAEVIEVAAYQSCCPSSIPESAKLALQNHQVDIITFASSKTVQFFCQIIERTFANHTVINLQNVCIASIGPQTSKTCQALFGRVDVEAEEYTLEGLTQALVKWAAGSGEF; from the coding sequence ATGACTAAACAACAAGGCAAAGTTTACCTCGTCGGTGCAGGGCCGGGAGATGTGGCGTACCTGACAGTTAAGGCTTATCATCTCTTGGCTGTGGCTGAGGTGTTGGTCTATGATGCTCTGGTAGATGAGCAATTGTTGGAGTGTGTACCAGCTCATTGTTTAAGGTTAGATGTGGGTAAGCGTGGTGGTAAACCAAGTACAACCCAAGGGGAAATTAACAAATTATTGGTGCAGCACTGTCAAGCTGGTCAACAAGTTGTCAGGTTAAAATCTGGCGACCCGTTTATTTTTGGACGTTGTACTTCCGAAATTGAAGCTTTAAAAGCAGCCGGTTGTGAATTTGAAGTTATACCGGGAATTTCCTCAGCTTTAGCCGCGCCGTTATTTGCGGGAATTCCATTAACAGATGCGGCGATGAGTCGGTGTTTTGCTGTGTTTACCGCCCACGAACCAGATACGTTGGACTGGGAGGCGCTGTCAAGGTTAGAGACTTTGGTAATCTTGATGGGTGGACAACATTTGCCGGAAATCATACATCAATTATTGCGGCGTAAGCGATCGCGTCTCACTCCTATTGCCATTATCCGTTGGGCAGGAACGCCGAATCAACAAGTTTGGACTGGTCAATTAAACAATATCCTCGAAAAAATCACTGGTTTATCACTTTCCCCAGTGGTAATTGTGATTGGGGAAGTGGTGAGGCTGCGGCAGTACTTACAATCTGAGAAAATAAATTCTGAGGATTCCACTACAGCAGTTATTCCCAGTCTGACAACTATGTCCAACCACCTCCCCCTCGCTGGAAAAACTATCTTAGTCACTCGTTCTGTAGGACAGTCGAGCGAATTTAGCGATCGCCTCCAGGCGGTTGGTGCTAAAGTCATTGAAATGCCGGCTTTAGAAATTGGCCCGCCTTCCAGTTGGGAAGAGTTGGATCATGCGATCGCTAGTTTATCTGACTTCGACTGGTTAATTCTCACTTCTACCAATGGTGTGGAATACTTTTTTGCCAGATTAACAGCATTGGGTAAAGATTCTCGCGCTTTAGCTAATGTCAAAATTGCCGTTGTTGGTGAAAAAACCGCCCAATCTCTCAAACAACAAGCACTCAAACCAGATTTTATTCCCCCTAACTTTGTAGCTGATTCTTTAGTAGAACATTTTCCCGAAGTATTATTTGGTAAAAAGATTTTATTCCCCAGAGTTGAAACAGGTGGGCGAGAAATTTTAGTCAAAGAATTAACAGCTAAAGGTGCAGAAGTTATCGAAGTTGCAGCTTATCAATCTTGCTGTCCTAGTAGTATTCCAGAATCAGCCAAGTTAGCCCTACAAAATCATCAAGTCGATATTATTACCTTTGCTAGTTCCAAAACTGTACAGTTTTTCTGTCAAATTATCGAGCGCACATTTGCAAATCATACTGTTATCAATTTACAGAATGTTTGCATTGCTTCCATCGGCCCCCAAACTTCTAAAACTTGTCAAGCTTTATTTGGCCGAGTAGATGTGGAGGCTGAAGAATATACCTTAGAAGGTCTCACTCAAGCTTTGGTGAAATGGGCGGCGGGAAGTGGGGAGTTTTGA
- a CDS encoding Uma2 family endonuclease encodes MSIPLVEQSAEEKLITLKDVSWEQFKGIEAQLLDNHNVRLSYLSGMLEIMSPIGEEHEYVKRTLGYLLEAYMRELGIRFLWSRWLHFRRTWICFRYTR; translated from the coding sequence ATGAGTATCCCACTTGTAGAACAGTCCGCAGAAGAAAAATTGATAACTCTCAAAGATGTTTCCTGGGAACAGTTTAAAGGAATTGAAGCCCAGCTATTGGATAACCACAATGTGCGATTGTCTTATTTATCAGGAATGTTAGAAATTATGTCTCCAATTGGTGAAGAACATGAATATGTGAAAAGAACTCTCGGTTATTTATTAGAAGCTTACATGAGAGAGTTGGGTATACGTTTTTTATGGTCGCGGTGGCTACACTTTAGAAGAACCTGGATATGCTTCAGGTACACCAGATGA
- a CDS encoding Uma2 family endonuclease produces the protein MNPIALAQKKEVPDIVIEVIITSGTINRKELYKPKKVPEVWFWKSNSIKIFRLSEQGEYEEVERSGFFPNLDPNILLQYITIPDQYDAVQQFIQDIRN, from the coding sequence ATGAATCCTATAGCATTGGCACAAAAAAAAGAAGTCCCAGACATAGTTATTGAAGTTATCATCACTAGTGGAACTATTAATAGAAAAGAGTTATATAAGCCTAAAAAAGTACCAGAAGTTTGGTTTTGGAAATCTAACTCTATCAAAATATTCCGCCTGAGCGAACAGGGTGAATATGAGGAAGTAGAAAGAAGTGGCTTTTTTCCTAATTTAGATCCAAATATACTGCTACAGTATATAACCATACCTGACCAGTACGATGCTGTACAGCAATTTATTCAGGATATCCGCAATTAA
- a CDS encoding Uma2 family endonuclease: MILEEFLSLPETKPSSEYIDGQVIQKHIPQGKHSTIQGELFPKINAVVKVKKMGWAFPELRCTFGVIFIVPDVAVFSWARLPVDENGDIANIFTIAPDWIIEILSPEQSHTKVTKKILHALNHGTQMGWLIYPDERFIAAYPAGKQPLAFEDIYSVLPVPNFCKELHLTVGEIFGCFLVFP, from the coding sequence TTGATCTTAGAAGAGTTTCTTTCATTACCAGAAACTAAACCAAGCTCAGAGTACATCGATGGTCAAGTCATTCAAAAACATATCCCGCAAGGAAAACATAGTACTATTCAAGGAGAACTCTTTCCCAAAATTAATGCTGTTGTAAAAGTCAAAAAAATGGGTTGGGCTTTTCCTGAATTACGCTGTACATTTGGCGTAATTTTTATAGTTCCTGATGTTGCTGTATTTTCTTGGGCAAGGCTTCCTGTTGATGAAAATGGTGATATTGCTAATATATTTACCATCGCCCCCGACTGGATCATCGAAATTCTTTCCCCAGAACAAAGCCATACAAAAGTTACAAAGAAAATCTTACACGCTCTCAATCACGGCACTCAAATGGGTTGGTTAATTTACCCTGATGAGCGATTTATTGCTGCTTATCCTGCGGGAAAACAACCTTTAGCTTTTGAAGACATTTATAGTGTTTTGCCAGTGCCAAATTTCTGCAAAGAATTACATTTGACAGTAGGTGAAATTTTTGGATGTTTCTTAGTATTCCCATGA
- a CDS encoding tetratricopeptide repeat protein yields MLDTPPVIDIFAILVVIASILLLIYFAVKTLITSNYFQKGINLYQQKDYAGAEAEFRKVIAINSTNDVVRLFLGDVLYQQDRIAEATELFQEVMRRSPKNPEAYLRLANVLMQQNQPEAAKTNLQTAQKLFQKRQPEKAQKVAQLLAKINAKSA; encoded by the coding sequence ATGCTAGACACCCCTCCAGTAATTGATATTTTTGCCATTTTGGTAGTGATTGCTAGTATTTTACTGCTGATTTATTTTGCTGTAAAAACCTTAATCACCTCCAACTATTTTCAAAAAGGCATCAATCTTTATCAGCAAAAAGACTATGCAGGTGCAGAAGCAGAGTTTCGCAAAGTGATTGCTATCAACTCTACCAATGATGTAGTGCGCCTATTTTTAGGAGATGTTTTATATCAGCAAGATAGAATTGCCGAAGCCACAGAATTATTCCAAGAAGTCATGCGCCGCAGTCCCAAAAACCCCGAAGCTTATTTACGCCTGGCTAATGTGTTAATGCAGCAAAATCAACCAGAAGCAGCTAAAACTAATCTGCAAACAGCCCAAAAGTTATTTCAAAAACGTCAACCAGAAAAAGCCCAAAAGGTTGCTCAGTTATTAGCCAAAATCAACGCCAAATCAGCTTGA
- a CDS encoding homogentisate phytyltransferase codes for MRQSSQNSLLTSKPQPFNWLYALWKFSRPHTIIGTSLSVLGLYVIAIAINHRIDFLLPISNSLLPVLGAWIACLCGNVYIVGLNQLEDVEIDKINKPHLPLASGEFSRRLGQLIVITTGILALVIAWLNGPFLFGMVALSLAIGTAYSLPPIRLKQFPFWAALCIFSVRGTIVNLGLFLHFNWVLQSKELIPPAVWVLTIFILVFTFAIAIFKDIPDIEGDRLYNISTFTIQLGTQSVFNLALWVLTLCYLGMMLAGVLRLEAVNSAFLVITHLLLLCGMWFRSLTVDLQDKRAIARFYQFIWKLFFLEYLIFPIACLLA; via the coding sequence ATGCGCCAGAGTTCTCAAAACAGCCTTTTAACAAGCAAACCACAGCCATTTAATTGGTTATATGCCTTGTGGAAATTTTCTCGTCCACACACAATTATTGGCACCAGTCTGAGTGTTTTGGGTTTATATGTGATTGCCATTGCCATTAATCATCGAATTGACTTCCTATTGCCCATTTCCAATTCTCTTTTGCCAGTTTTAGGTGCATGGATAGCTTGCTTGTGTGGCAATGTTTACATTGTCGGCTTAAATCAGCTAGAAGATGTAGAGATAGATAAAATTAATAAGCCACATTTACCACTAGCATCTGGGGAATTTTCTCGACGTTTAGGACAATTGATTGTCATTACAACAGGGATTTTAGCTTTAGTAATTGCCTGGTTAAATGGCCCGTTTTTATTTGGGATGGTAGCGTTAAGCCTGGCAATTGGTACGGCTTATTCTTTACCACCAATTCGCTTGAAACAGTTTCCATTTTGGGCAGCACTGTGCATTTTTTCGGTACGTGGGACAATTGTGAATTTGGGTTTATTTTTGCATTTTAATTGGGTACTTCAAAGCAAAGAATTAATTCCGCCAGCAGTGTGGGTACTGACGATATTTATCTTGGTGTTTACCTTTGCGATCGCAATTTTTAAAGACATCCCTGATATCGAAGGCGATCGCTTGTACAATATCTCTACTTTTACAATTCAACTCGGCACGCAATCTGTATTCAACTTGGCACTTTGGGTACTCACCCTCTGCTATTTGGGTATGATGTTGGCTGGTGTATTGCGGCTAGAGGCTGTCAACTCAGCCTTTTTGGTGATTACCCATTTATTATTGCTGTGTGGTATGTGGTTTCGCAGTTTAACAGTAGACTTACAAGATAAACGTGCGATCGCCCGATTCTATCAATTCATTTGGAAACTCTTTTTTCTAGAATATTTAATATTCCCCATCGCCTGTTTGTTGGCTTAA
- a CDS encoding glycoside hydrolase family 10 protein yields the protein MANKFHHKNRRWHEWVGDKSFNPMKLLTFPGWQRKLKLLVPVLMLVSFVAVLIVDGLKPAIAQLPRQEIRGVWMTNNDFNVLRDRAKVQEAVKHLQRLNFNTIYPVVWNSGYAMYPSATAQSAGIQPFITRGLEGQDILADLINQAHRQGLLAIPWFEFGFMAPPTSELALNHPEWLTQKRNGSETSMSAAGEVVWLNPFHPQVQQFITNLVLEVVTQYDADGIQFDDHMSLPHEFGYDKYTVALYTQETKNNPPANPNDPVWVKWRADKITAFMVRLNQAVKARKPDAIFSVSPNYYDFAYKFHLQDWLAWIRQNIVDELIVQVYRPNFQSFIANIGRSEIQEAQQKIPTGIGIMAGLRNNPVPMQQIKAQVRAVQERGLGVAFFYYESLWDVAPETVAERQEGFKRLFPYPVVRAKL from the coding sequence ATGGCTAATAAATTCCATCACAAAAATAGGCGATGGCATGAGTGGGTAGGTGACAAATCATTCAACCCGATGAAACTCCTGACTTTCCCAGGTTGGCAGCGCAAGCTGAAACTGCTAGTGCCTGTGCTGATGTTAGTTTCTTTCGTGGCAGTATTGATAGTAGATGGGTTAAAACCTGCGATCGCGCAACTACCACGCCAAGAAATTCGCGGTGTATGGATGACCAACAATGATTTTAATGTTCTACGCGATCGCGCCAAGGTGCAGGAAGCTGTAAAACACCTACAACGCCTCAATTTCAACACTATCTATCCTGTGGTGTGGAACTCTGGCTATGCTATGTATCCCAGTGCAACCGCCCAAAGTGCAGGTATTCAACCTTTTATTACCCGTGGTCTAGAGGGGCAAGATATCCTCGCAGACTTAATTAATCAAGCCCATCGTCAAGGTTTGTTAGCTATACCTTGGTTCGAGTTTGGGTTTATGGCACCGCCAACATCCGAGTTAGCATTAAATCATCCAGAGTGGTTAACGCAAAAGCGCAATGGTAGCGAAACTTCTATGAGTGCGGCGGGTGAAGTTGTCTGGCTAAATCCTTTCCATCCCCAAGTGCAACAGTTCATCACCAACTTGGTGCTAGAAGTCGTCACTCAATATGATGCGGATGGTATTCAGTTTGACGACCACATGAGTTTGCCCCATGAATTTGGTTATGACAAATATACAGTAGCTTTATATACCCAAGAAACCAAAAACAATCCCCCTGCAAACCCTAATGACCCAGTTTGGGTAAAGTGGAGGGCAGATAAAATTACTGCTTTCATGGTAAGACTCAACCAAGCAGTGAAAGCTAGAAAACCCGATGCAATTTTCTCGGTGTCACCAAATTATTATGACTTTGCTTACAAGTTCCACCTGCAAGATTGGCTGGCTTGGATTAGGCAAAATATTGTAGACGAGTTAATTGTGCAAGTTTATCGCCCCAATTTCCAAAGCTTCATTGCCAACATCGGCCGCAGCGAAATTCAAGAAGCACAACAAAAAATTCCCACCGGCATCGGAATTATGGCCGGGTTGCGTAATAACCCAGTCCCAATGCAACAAATTAAGGCTCAGGTACGGGCTGTTCAAGAACGGGGTTTAGGTGTAGCCTTTTTCTATTATGAAAGTCTGTGGGATGTTGCTCCTGAAACAGTAGCAGAACGTCAGGAAGGATTTAAGCGACTGTTCCCTTATCCGGTAGTTCGCGCCAAACTCTGA
- a CDS encoding alternative oxidase → MIRLLVNILVFVINTIYRDRPYPRFYVLETVARVPYFSYLSVLHLYETLGFWRKADWLKVHFAESWNELHHLLIMESLGGDAFWGDRLLAKTTALIYYWIITFLYFFSPRSAYHFMELVEKHAYSSYHKFLTANEVELKAQSAPLVAIRYYRDGDLYMFDEFQTSHTLSERRPQIDNLYDVFVAIRDDEMEHVRTMEACQQTNAQLSFKSPHTLEMKTVAANFEVEVHS, encoded by the coding sequence ATGATTCGGTTGCTTGTTAATATTTTGGTATTTGTAATTAATACTATTTATCGCGATCGCCCTTATCCTCGTTTTTATGTTTTAGAAACAGTAGCACGTGTCCCTTACTTTTCTTATCTCTCGGTGTTGCATCTTTATGAAACTTTGGGATTCTGGCGCAAAGCTGATTGGCTGAAGGTTCATTTTGCCGAATCTTGGAATGAATTGCATCACCTATTAATTATGGAATCTTTAGGTGGAGACGCATTTTGGGGTGATCGACTGTTAGCCAAAACCACAGCATTAATCTATTACTGGATTATTACTTTTTTGTATTTCTTTTCACCACGTTCTGCCTATCATTTTATGGAATTGGTGGAAAAACACGCATACAGCAGCTATCACAAATTTTTGACAGCCAACGAGGTGGAATTGAAAGCGCAATCGGCTCCATTAGTTGCAATCCGCTACTATCGTGATGGCGACTTATATATGTTTGATGAGTTTCAAACATCTCATACACTTTCCGAACGCCGTCCTCAAATTGATAATCTTTATGATGTGTTTGTGGCAATTCGAGATGATGAAATGGAACATGTAAGAACTATGGAAGCTTGCCAACAAACTAATGCACAACTGTCATTTAAGAGTCCTCATACCTTGGAAATGAAGACAGTTGCAGCTAACTTTGAAGTTGAGGTTCACTCATAA
- a CDS encoding RluA family pseudouridine synthase, producing MLYCSLLSPISDFIDCHFAVNNLSFNYYYEGHCPQTGELLRLPRTALIEAIARGLMNYLDRDERYANEGKMYGVLLVELPSGEQRVIKAFSGLLNSQSVVEGWVPPIPGREAVALSEAEALTKLEAIKQEIIALQQLPEQQQYEILSAEFAQQLQVMSDRHRECRYQRQAQRQILGETLTGEVFALALAELDEASRKDGIERRQLKRQRDAVLQPLQQLITAADTKIRELKQQRKTLSRQLQTEMHAAYSLMNFFGQSLTLQQLMPDGLPTGTGDCCAPKLLHYAATHHLKPLAMAEFWWGKSSGDKVQGEFYEACAERCQPLMGFLLSGMKPNPPLTNVGCLQSCGKWDEGDRGDKGDKEDRGDKGDRGEKIIYQDEWLIAVNKPAGLLSVPGRYRDTQDSVLSRLRNLLADGMNLVPVHRLDQETSGILLIARDRHTHSHLSQQFQQRQVHKVYEAILAGAVTQNQGVIELPLWGNPQNRPYQQVDWQHGKPSITQFQVIAKEGEYTRVEFIPLTGRTHQLRVHAAVGLGVVILGDRLYGCNAGANRLHLHARELSFYHPLLAKTLHLQAKTPF from the coding sequence ATGCTTTACTGTTCGCTGCTTTCGCCAATTTCAGATTTTATTGATTGTCATTTTGCAGTCAATAATCTTTCTTTTAACTATTACTATGAAGGGCATTGTCCCCAAACAGGTGAACTGCTGAGATTACCCCGCACGGCTTTGATAGAAGCAATTGCCCGTGGCTTAATGAACTATCTTGATAGGGATGAGCGTTATGCCAATGAAGGTAAAATGTATGGTGTTTTATTAGTGGAATTGCCCAGTGGTGAACAAAGAGTTATTAAAGCTTTTTCAGGATTATTAAATAGTCAAAGTGTTGTTGAAGGCTGGGTTCCGCCAATTCCTGGTAGAGAAGCAGTGGCTTTATCAGAGGCGGAGGCTTTAACCAAATTAGAGGCAATTAAACAAGAAATTATTGCTTTACAACAATTACCAGAACAACAGCAGTATGAAATATTATCTGCGGAATTTGCACAGCAATTGCAAGTAATGAGCGATCGCCATCGGGAATGCAGATATCAACGCCAAGCCCAACGTCAAATACTGGGCGAAACACTCACAGGTGAAGTTTTCGCTTTAGCATTGGCAGAACTTGACGAAGCCAGCCGCAAAGATGGGATTGAACGGCGACAACTCAAACGTCAGCGAGATGCAGTTTTACAGCCGCTTCAACAATTAATTACCGCCGCAGATACCAAAATCAGGGAATTAAAACAACAGCGTAAAACCTTGTCTCGTCAACTCCAAACCGAAATGCACGCCGCTTACTCGCTGATGAATTTTTTTGGTCAATCCCTAACCTTACAACAATTAATGCCAGATGGTTTACCCACGGGTACAGGCGACTGTTGCGCCCCAAAATTATTACATTACGCCGCAACCCATCACCTTAAACCTTTAGCAATGGCGGAATTTTGGTGGGGGAAATCTTCTGGCGACAAAGTTCAGGGGGAATTTTATGAAGCTTGTGCAGAACGTTGTCAGCCGTTGATGGGGTTTTTGCTGTCTGGTATGAAACCTAACCCCCCACTGACGAATGTAGGTTGTTTACAATCTTGTGGGAAATGGGATGAGGGAGATAGGGGAGACAAGGGAGACAAGGAAGATAGGGGAGACAAGGGAGACAGGGGAGAAAAAATTATTTATCAAGATGAATGGCTAATTGCTGTGAATAAACCTGCGGGACTGTTATCTGTTCCTGGGCGTTATCGTGACACTCAAGATAGTGTGCTGAGTCGTTTGCGGAATTTGTTAGCTGATGGGATGAATCTTGTACCTGTGCATCGCTTGGATCAAGAGACTTCTGGTATTTTGTTGATAGCACGCGATCGCCATACTCACTCTCACCTTAGTCAACAATTCCAACAGCGACAGGTGCATAAAGTCTATGAAGCAATTCTGGCAGGCGCGGTGACTCAAAATCAAGGTGTGATTGAATTACCACTTTGGGGAAATCCGCAAAATCGTCCTTATCAACAAGTTGATTGGCAACATGGTAAACCCAGCATCACTCAGTTTCAAGTAATTGCCAAAGAAGGCGAATACACCCGCGTAGAATTTATCCCCCTCACGGGACGCACTCATCAGTTGCGGGTTCATGCTGCGGTAGGATTAGGTGTGGTAATATTGGGCGATCGCCTTTATGGATGTAATGCTGGTGCAAATCGTTTACATCTCCACGCCAGGGAACTCAGCTTTTACCATCCCCTATTAGCCAAAACTCTTCATTTACAAGCAAAAACACCTTTTTAA